The sequence AAGGTAATGTTATTGCTGTTGTAAGTACAAAAAAGAAGTCAGCAAAAGAATATCTAACAGGGAATTATCCAGAAGTAAAGTATCCAGAATTTGCAGATAACGGAAGTGTAGATTTAAATAGTTTGAAAACCTTATTAGTCAAAGGAAAGAAAAATTTTGTAATTATTGAATCGCAAACTACAAATCAAATATTGAACACGACAAACTTCTTGAAAAAATTAAAAGAAGATTTTGATATTCAGTTAGTTGTGTTGAAGTTGTATGATACTTTAGAGGTTATTGATATTCCAATTTCAAACCTTACAGAGTTAAATATGATGTTTCCATCAAATAAGAAAGAAGGAGAGTCAGATGCTGATAAAATATTTGAAATGAAGTATCGTAGGCTTAACGGTATTTCACCAACAGGTGCTGCTTCAAAAGGATTTGATGTTACGTTTGATACTTTATTGCGTATCTGCCAAAAAGAAGGATATGCAAAATCTATAGAAAAGGTAAAGACAGAGTATTATGAAAACACATTCGATTATGTTAATGATAATGGAAATATAATTAATAATGGAGTGTATTTAATGTATTACGATACTGATTTGACGATTAAACAAGTAAAATAAAATGGCAACATCAAAAATAACATATTTAGGAGAATTAAGAACTTCTTCTATACATATAAACTCAAACTCTGAAATTATCTCTGATGCTCCGTTAGATAATAATGGAAAAGGAGAAGCGTTTTCGCCAACTGATACAGTGGCTAATGCGTTAGGTAGTTGTATGCTTACAATGATGGGAATTAAGGCACGTGACTTAGGTGTTGATTTTACGGGTTCAACAACGGAAATAACGAAAGTAATGGGTGTTGATCCAAGGAGAATAACAGAAATTCATGTTGTTTTTAATATGAATATAAAACCTGAAGAAAAAGTGAAGACTATTTTAGAAAATACGGCTAAGACATGTCCTGTTTTGTATAGTTTGCATCCAGATATTAAAAAAGATATTACATTTAATTGGTAATAATTTTATTAAGAAACATTAAATAGGTAATACGAAATGTTATTTTGTATTACCTATTTTTATTAAATATAATTCTTTCAGAAATGACAAATCAAGAACAGCTTGTAAAACTGGCTCATGCTAAAATGCCTTTTGGGAAATATAAAGATAAGTATTTAATAGACTTACCAGAATTTTATGTTGTTTGGTATAGTAATAAAGGATTTCCTAAAGGACAGTTAGGCGAACAATTACAATTAGTTTATGAGCTAAAATTAAATGGATTGGAAGATTTAGTTAGAAATATTAGGCGAAATTTCCCAAAAAAATAGATACTACTTTTATTAAATAAGGGCAAGAATATATTTGATATTTCTGCTTAAATAAAGTTATTATTCTCTTTAAAAACTACCTGATTAATTTCGTCAATATAAGTAAGTATTTCTTCTTTTCCTGTTTTATCTGTGGATGAAGTAATGAAATACTGAGGCATTTCTGCCCAATTATTAGCTAGTAATTTTTTAGTATAAGCTGCAACATTTTGTTGTGCTTTAACCTTTCCTATTTTATCTGCTTTAGTGAAAACAATGCAAAAAGGAACTTCAGTTTCTCCTAAATAAGTAATGAATTCTAAGTCTATTTTTTGAGCTTCTAGGCGAATGTCAATTAGTACAAATGCACAAACTAATTGTTGCCTAGTTTCAAAATAATCTGTTATAAATTTCTGAAAAACCTCTTTGGTCTTTTTAGAAACTCGTGCATATCCATAACCAGGTAAATCAACAAGATACCAGTTTAGATTAATCTTGAAATGATTTATTAATTGTGTTTTACCAGGTCTTCCAGATGTTTTAGCTAAGTTCTTGTGATTTGTTAGCATGTTAATAAGAGAAGATTTACCAACGTTAGATCTTCCTATAAAAGCATATTCTGGTAAGGGTTCATTCGGACATTTGCTAACATCGGAATTACTAATGATAAACTCAGCGTTTGTTATTTTCATCTTTTTTAAACT is a genomic window of Flavobacterium jumunjinense containing:
- a CDS encoding OsmC family protein — protein: MATSKITYLGELRTSSIHINSNSEIISDAPLDNNGKGEAFSPTDTVANALGSCMLTMMGIKARDLGVDFTGSTTEITKVMGVDPRRITEIHVVFNMNIKPEEKVKTILENTAKTCPVLYSLHPDIKKDITFNW
- a CDS encoding DUF3820 family protein; translated protein: MTNQEQLVKLAHAKMPFGKYKDKYLIDLPEFYVVWYSNKGFPKGQLGEQLQLVYELKLNGLEDLVRNIRRNFPKK
- the yihA gene encoding ribosome biogenesis GTP-binding protein YihA/YsxC — protein: MKITNAEFIISNSDVSKCPNEPLPEYAFIGRSNVGKSSLINMLTNHKNLAKTSGRPGKTQLINHFKINLNWYLVDLPGYGYARVSKKTKEVFQKFITDYFETRQQLVCAFVLIDIRLEAQKIDLEFITYLGETEVPFCIVFTKADKIGKVKAQQNVAAYTKKLLANNWAEMPQYFITSSTDKTGKEEILTYIDEINQVVFKENNNFI